AGAGGTCGAGCATCCCAGATGAATGCCGGGGCTGAGGTGGCAACGGGCGAAATTCTGTGCTTCGTTCATGGTGATACCTCTGTCCCTAACGATCTAATTGACGTTATGCAACAGACTTTAGCGAATCCTAAGGTTGCTGGCGGGGGTTTTATCTCGATCATGGCTGGAGCACAGACGACCCGTTGGAGCATTACGATCCATAACGCCATCAAAACCCACTATGCGCCGCTAATCTTTCGGCCCCATCTTTATTTTCGTGATGGCCTACGGATCTTGTTTGGGGATCAGGTGATTTTTTGCCGCCGTTGTGATTTCTTTGCCTGTGGTGGTTTTGATGCAACCATGCCCATCATGGAAGATGCTGATCTCTGTCTGCGGTTATCGAAGTTGGGACATATTCGTCAGCTAAATCGAGTCGTGCAATGCTCTGATCGCCGCGTGGCGCAGTTGGGATTATTCAAAGCCAATCTTATCTATTTTATGATCGGCTTTTTCTGGGCTGCGGGAGTATCGGCAACTTGGCTCAAGCAATTCTATGAAGACATCCGTTGATTCAGCTCCCAACTGTAGGGCAAAAATTTGACAGTAACATCACTAGGCAAATCGAGATCAGGCCGATACTGACTAATATAGTCCGGGATGGATTCAGCCACAGTCAAAAAGTCTTTTCCATACCATTTAAAAATTTTGCTGCAATATAAGGTTTGTTGAGTCGCGTCATAGTGCACCTTATCATCATTGCGGATAAAGTGGCGGGCATCAGTTTCTAATTGTTCTTCTAACCGCTCTGGCATATAGGCTTCGGCGCGTAAGAGTGGACAACCGACAGACGCACAGACCAACGCGAAATGAATGCGAGGCTCTTGAAATCGCTTTCGGAGCAAGCCATGCTCGATGCCATTGAGACTTAAGGCTTGACCTTGCAAACGATATATTTTCTTTGTGAAAAATCGCAAAAAGGCTAGCCAATTGGGTATGCCGAGAAAAGTAGGTCGAATTGAAGCGATGGGGTATTTTTTGAGAACTTGCTGAATGGTCAACGCGTTGTATAGGTTAATGAGAAAGGCGATCGCCTCATCCTGAGAACAAGCATTGAGTTCGACATGACGTTGGGATGCAAGCCAGTCTTCCAATTTCTTATAAGACTCCGAGCGCCAAGCAGGATAATCCACCTGTCCTTGCCCATTGACATAATGCTTCAACATCAAATCCCAAGCAGAAAAATCAATCATCAAGCTCACTTTTTATACGCCACACCATAAGGAATTATCTGTGTTTAGCAGCTTAAAACCAATTCGCCGCTTGGCCTGGATTTTCATTAAGCAATTTATCAATCAACAGTTTCCAGACATCGGAACTATTTCCACAACCCAGTTGGCAGCTTGGTTAGCCAGCGAATCGCCCTCTCCCATTCTGATTGATGCTCGTGAGCCAGAAGAATATGCCGTAAGTCACCTACCGGGGGCGCACCATTTACCGACTTTAGCGGCAGTGCAACAGTCTGAAGTGAGTCTTGAGGCCGTGATCGTGGTGTACTGCTCAGTGGGCTATCGTTCAGCTAAGTTAGCTCAAGAACTTCAAAAGGCTGGTTATGCCCATGTGATGAACTTGGAAGGTTCTATTTTTGAATGGCACAATCAAGGTCAACCTCTGGTTGTTGATGGTGAATCGACGCGATCAGTGCACCCCTATAATTTCATTTGGGGGATGTTGTTAGATTCGAAAGAGTAGAAAATTCTCTCCTAATTGACCAACGCCAATCTGTTGGCTAGGTAGCGGGTTGGAGAACTTCCAAAGACTACCTTTTCTATCATCTCTACTCTAGTAATTTCGAGAATGCGAAACTTTATATGATCAAAACCCAAAAATCAATTTAAATTTCTCCCCCATATGTGTGTTTTCGTAAGAAAAAAACTCAGACTAATTCCATGGAAGTGAAGCTAGGATTTTTGCATCTTACCTAAACCGAGTGAGATGTCTGCAGATTTACCATGATGATAAATGGAATTATGATGCTTTTACTCAGCTGGGCAACACGGAAATATGACCCTGTTTACTGTAATCGATCAATTTTCGATCTTTCGTCAGTAAGCTCCGGTCGGTCACTAAACAAGTCGCCGCTAAAATCCGATCTGCTGGATCTCCATGAATCTCACCGGGTAAACGTGAACTCTGAATCGCAATTTCAGGGGTTAAAGGAATGAGTTTTAAACCGGGAAAAGATAAGGCTTTGTTCACCCACGCTTTACAATTACCCCCCAAATCAATTCTGCCCTTGGCTTCGAGCATCCCGACTTCCCAGACAGAAATGGCTGATACCGCCAGTTCACCTTCTGTCTCTGCAAAAGCGATCGCCTCCATATAGGATTCTGATAATTTTGCTAAATCCCCTGTCATTGCCCAAATCCAAATATGAGTATCGAGCAGTAAACCTTTGGTTGTCACCTACTGACAGACCTCCCAAATTTCCTCAATTGGTTCAATAATGTCGCCTTTAACAACGACGGAGTCTTTCATGTAACCCAAAAATGATGGCTGTTGAAGGGATTGATTGTTATTGGGAGTAGTCTGAACCTCAGCTTTGAGCAATTCCAACATCTGCGGATACTGAGTCGATAGCTGTTTCCACATCACTATCAAATGCTCAATCTTTTCATATTCTCGTAATTCCAATTCTTCTTCCGGCGTTAAATTTCCGGCTTGATTCCGTCCGAGCAATGTCTGCAATCGTTCCTGCATCTCAAGGGTAGGTCGAAACTCGGCGATCGCCTCTGGAGTTGGATTACTGATCAGAAAACCAAGAATATAGCTATAAATATGGGCTGGCACCATAGGCTGATTTAATCCCATAGACAGAACTTCACCAAGGCGATCGCTCTGGGCTAGAGTCTGTATCTTTTCGGCAAGGTCATCGGGTAAATCTAAGAGAACTTGTGCCATGGCTAAACTAACTTAATTATTTCTATTGTAGACAGTCCTTAAAACTCATTATCGAAATATTCTTTGGTGATATCTAAGGCTGGATGATGGCCCATTTCTTAGGAGTTTCCTTGCCTCCACACAGTATCGCTGAATAAATTGGTAAATTTATCAATTAATTGCCTGGCGATCGCCACTATAAAATCTTGCGTCCTGTGAGAATTTGTCGCACATCTAACATCGCAGTGTAAGTCGGCACAATATGCAGAGTTTGGTCTACGGGGGTCACATCCAACGCCATTTGAATCGATTTTTCGAGATCTGTTTCCACTTTAAGATCTGCTTTACCCTGACAATAATGGAGCCGCAAAGCCATGTCATGGGCG
This genomic window from [Limnothrix rosea] IAM M-220 contains:
- a CDS encoding TIGR04283 family arsenosugar biosynthesis glycosyltransferase; this translates as MSKVSIIIPVLNEASCLGRTLRCMQVLYPAAAEIIVVDGGSTDETVAIATQYRATVIIAEQRGRASQMNAGAEVATGEILCFVHGDTSVPNDLIDVMQQTLANPKVAGGGFISIMAGAQTTRWSITIHNAIKTHYAPLIFRPHLYFRDGLRILFGDQVIFCRRCDFFACGGFDATMPIMEDADLCLRLSKLGHIRQLNRVVQCSDRRVAQLGLFKANLIYFMIGFFWAAGVSATWLKQFYEDIR
- a CDS encoding DUF547 domain-containing protein codes for the protein MIDFSAWDLMLKHYVNGQGQVDYPAWRSESYKKLEDWLASQRHVELNACSQDEAIAFLINLYNALTIQQVLKKYPIASIRPTFLGIPNWLAFLRFFTKKIYRLQGQALSLNGIEHGLLRKRFQEPRIHFALVCASVGCPLLRAEAYMPERLEEQLETDARHFIRNDDKVHYDATQQTLYCSKIFKWYGKDFLTVAESIPDYISQYRPDLDLPSDVTVKFLPYSWELNQRMSS
- a CDS encoding rhodanese-like domain-containing protein; its protein translation is MFSSLKPIRRLAWIFIKQFINQQFPDIGTISTTQLAAWLASESPSPILIDAREPEEYAVSHLPGAHHLPTLAAVQQSEVSLEAVIVVYCSVGYRSAKLAQELQKAGYAHVMNLEGSIFEWHNQGQPLVVDGESTRSVHPYNFIWGMLLDSKE
- a CDS encoding type II toxin-antitoxin system VapC family toxin, which translates into the protein MTTKGLLLDTHIWIWAMTGDLAKLSESYMEAIAFAETEGELAVSAISVWEVGMLEAKGRIDLGGNCKAWVNKALSFPGLKLIPLTPEIAIQSSRLPGEIHGDPADRILAATCLVTDRSLLTKDRKLIDYSKQGHISVLPS